In Sphingobacteriales bacterium, one DNA window encodes the following:
- a CDS encoding efflux RND transporter permease subunit yields the protein MRKDLPQDILSPVVSKVSPDDLPIMSISATSDLSATEFYQKMNDDYLPQIQQIKGVAEITVLGGEEREIQVKINQDKLGVQDINVSAC from the coding sequence ATTCGCAAAGATTTACCACAGGATATTTTAAGTCCTGTAGTGAGTAAAGTTTCGCCAGACGATTTGCCGATAATGTCTATCAGTGCAACAAGCGATTTGTCTGCCACCGAGTTTTATCAGAAAATGAATGATGATTATCTGCCACAAATTCAACAAATAAAAGGTGTAGCAGAGATTACTGTTTTAGGAGGAGAGGAAAGAGAGATACAAGTAAAAATTAATCAGGACAAACTGGGAGTACAAGATATCAATGTTTCAGCTTGTTGA